A region from the Thermanaeromonas toyohensis ToBE genome encodes:
- a CDS encoding FAD-binding and (Fe-S)-binding domain-containing protein, with the protein MHWQSLLANQFGQRITFTKSERLLYSHDVASLPEMVTRLFKTLPDAVVQPETVEEVQFIVRVAQENGLPIVPRGAGTSGYGGAVPTRGGLVLEFSRFNRILQVDPEKEEVTVQAGVVWQDLEKVLRRVGLALRLYPTSAPGSTVGGWVAEGGVGIGSYEYGVIGANVVAVEAILPSGEIAKFSGSDLKLICGLEGITGLITSITLKCRKADEDVPLLFSFPGRPELLAFLQTLINGRLPAWHVSFSSPEFITKKQQALKEEKFPHQQPLVLVVYPRKREREVRAKAQALARAYHGKLLSEDLAQHEWEERFYPMRLKRLGPSLIPSEAIVPLGNLEGFLQEVEKNIQGLALEGTLIADGTVTILGFLDADERTLAYTIGYSKSLFVADLARKYGGRVYSLGLFFGDQAGEILGETQRKRLEAYKKQIDPQNLFNPDKILGADKSALRLALKMARFTRSALGLAENLAPKKPKESRALPKHILYEAYACAQCGYCRNVCTLFGGRGWESASPRGKWYLLRKYAEGKLELTQDLVNTFLLCTTCKRCDPVCQVNIPIQELWDDLRGVLIKEKGYATFPAFEMMGASFRLQHNIWANFRQDRDAWVPGDVEVLDRAEIGYWAGCTASYVETDIAENAVRILRDGQVPFTYLGKDEACCGVPFLVAGKWEVFEQAVRHNISELQKRGVKTLIVSCPGCWVALHHYYAQWAPKLGLEWKVKIKHITEVTADLVREGRLQFKRPLNLKITWHDPCHIGRHGGIYDPPREVLRSLPGVEFQEMVSNRENGRCCGSVLTRIGEPPTSDIIAGQRLKEAQEIGAETIITTCPCCEFQLRVGARSNNIPVQIRDFSNLVAEALGYEVKDPTPIVHEMWAVFATAIQSMSLDGMVEMMTELMPGMFGHLPVTFKAGMNAMKKMPGPLQDVMLKAAGGMMPKMMPKMMPLMLPKMLPDVQKIMERKMPNMPPSMCKLLPEMLPIVMDNVLPAVLPALLMLMKDRMLKVMAEEIKQKKGA; encoded by the coding sequence ATGCACTGGCAAAGCTTGCTTGCCAACCAGTTTGGTCAGAGGATAACTTTCACTAAGTCCGAAAGGCTACTTTATAGCCATGATGTAGCTTCGCTCCCGGAAATGGTAACCAGGTTATTTAAGACCTTGCCGGATGCCGTGGTGCAACCAGAAACCGTGGAGGAAGTCCAGTTTATAGTCCGAGTGGCCCAGGAAAATGGCCTCCCCATAGTGCCTCGGGGGGCAGGGACCAGCGGATACGGCGGTGCTGTTCCTACGAGAGGGGGCTTGGTACTTGAGTTTTCGCGGTTTAACCGGATATTACAGGTTGACCCCGAAAAGGAGGAGGTTACAGTACAGGCCGGAGTAGTCTGGCAAGACTTGGAAAAGGTTTTGCGTAGGGTCGGCTTAGCTTTGCGCCTATATCCTACCAGCGCACCCGGCTCCACAGTAGGAGGATGGGTGGCTGAAGGTGGGGTAGGCATCGGTAGCTACGAGTACGGGGTTATTGGTGCAAACGTAGTAGCTGTAGAAGCCATTTTGCCTTCCGGGGAGATAGCTAAGTTTTCCGGTTCGGACCTCAAGCTTATATGCGGTCTAGAGGGGATAACAGGGCTCATTACCAGCATTACCTTAAAGTGCCGGAAGGCTGATGAGGATGTGCCTCTGCTCTTCTCTTTCCCAGGGAGGCCGGAACTTCTGGCCTTTTTACAAACCCTTATTAACGGAAGGCTCCCTGCCTGGCATGTTTCCTTCAGCAGCCCTGAATTTATTACCAAGAAACAGCAGGCCCTAAAGGAGGAGAAGTTCCCCCATCAACAGCCCTTGGTCCTGGTAGTGTACCCCAGGAAGCGGGAAAGGGAAGTGAGAGCGAAAGCCCAAGCTCTGGCCCGGGCTTACCATGGCAAGCTTCTCAGCGAGGACTTAGCCCAGCATGAGTGGGAAGAAAGATTTTACCCTATGCGGCTTAAACGTCTAGGCCCCTCCCTGATCCCAAGCGAAGCTATCGTACCCCTGGGGAACCTAGAGGGTTTCTTACAAGAGGTTGAGAAAAACATCCAGGGCCTCGCCTTGGAAGGCACCTTAATTGCCGACGGGACAGTTACCATCTTGGGGTTCTTAGACGCGGACGAGAGAACCTTGGCTTATACCATAGGGTACAGCAAGTCTCTGTTCGTAGCGGACCTTGCTCGGAAATATGGGGGGCGGGTTTATTCCCTAGGACTTTTCTTTGGAGATCAGGCAGGGGAAATTTTAGGAGAAACCCAGAGAAAGCGGTTGGAGGCTTACAAGAAGCAAATCGATCCGCAGAACTTATTTAATCCAGACAAGATCTTAGGTGCAGACAAGAGCGCCTTGCGCTTGGCCCTGAAGATGGCTCGCTTCACTCGGTCAGCGCTGGGTCTGGCCGAAAACTTGGCTCCTAAAAAGCCTAAGGAATCCCGGGCCCTGCCCAAGCATATTCTATATGAAGCCTATGCCTGTGCCCAGTGCGGTTACTGCCGCAACGTGTGTACCCTTTTCGGCGGACGCGGGTGGGAGAGCGCTTCGCCGCGGGGCAAGTGGTATCTTCTGCGTAAGTATGCCGAAGGAAAGCTTGAGCTTACGCAGGATCTGGTAAACACTTTTCTTTTATGTACTACCTGCAAGCGCTGCGATCCGGTATGCCAGGTTAATATACCCATCCAGGAATTATGGGATGATCTGAGGGGTGTGCTCATTAAAGAAAAGGGTTACGCTACCTTCCCGGCCTTTGAAATGATGGGCGCGTCCTTCAGGCTCCAGCACAACATCTGGGCCAACTTCCGCCAAGACCGTGATGCCTGGGTGCCGGGTGACGTCGAGGTCCTGGACAGAGCAGAAATAGGTTACTGGGCGGGCTGCACGGCATCCTACGTAGAAACCGATATAGCTGAGAATGCTGTACGGATCTTGCGGGACGGTCAAGTCCCCTTCACCTACCTGGGCAAGGATGAAGCCTGCTGCGGAGTGCCCTTCTTGGTGGCCGGAAAATGGGAGGTGTTCGAGCAGGCTGTAAGGCATAATATTAGCGAATTGCAGAAGCGAGGCGTTAAGACCCTTATTGTCTCCTGTCCCGGATGCTGGGTGGCCTTGCACCATTACTATGCCCAGTGGGCTCCCAAGCTTGGCCTGGAATGGAAAGTGAAAATTAAGCATATTACCGAGGTAACCGCCGATCTGGTCCGGGAAGGTCGTTTACAGTTCAAACGGCCTTTGAACCTTAAAATCACATGGCACGACCCGTGCCATATAGGCCGCCACGGTGGGATTTACGACCCGCCGAGGGAGGTGCTACGCTCCCTCCCAGGAGTGGAATTCCAGGAGATGGTCTCTAACCGGGAAAACGGGCGCTGCTGTGGGAGCGTGTTGACCAGGATCGGTGAGCCGCCTACTTCGGACATCATCGCTGGCCAGCGGCTTAAAGAGGCCCAGGAGATCGGGGCCGAAACTATCATCACTACCTGCCCGTGCTGCGAGTTCCAGCTCCGGGTTGGTGCGCGGAGCAATAATATACCAGTACAGATCCGGGATTTTAGCAATCTAGTAGCAGAAGCCTTAGGCTATGAAGTAAAAGATCCCACACCTATTGTCCATGAAATGTGGGCTGTTTTTGCCACGGCCATTCAAAGTATGAGCCTGGACGGCATGGTCGAGATGATGACGGAACTCATGCCGGGTATGTTCGGGCACCTGCCTGTTACCTTTAAAGCTGGTATGAACGCCATGAAGAAAATGCCGGGCCCCTTGCAGGATGTAATGCTTAAAGCTGCTGGCGGCATGATGCCCAAGATGATGCCTAAAATGATGCCCCTGATGCTGCCCAAGATGCTACCCGACGTGCAGAAAATCATGGAAAGAAAAATGCCCAATATGCCGCCCAGTATGTGTAAGCTCCTTCCCGAGATGCTGCCCATAGTTATGGACAACGTGCTCCCTGCTGTGCTCCCGGCCCTCCTTATGCTTATGAAGGATCGGATGCTTAAAGTTATGGCAGAGGAGATAAAGCAGAAGAAGGGGGCCTAA
- the ygfK gene encoding putative selenate reductase subunit YgfK yields the protein MGDLMRPIPFRKLLNWVMEEYEKYRTIFGIPQEKFFRKRREGYLKLFGEYLGNPVGPAAGPHTQLAQNIVTSYLCGGRFFELKTVQVLDRLKLAKPCINAEDECYNVEWSTELSVEEALEEYIKAWFLLHILEKEIYGVNLRSFIFNMSVGYNLEGIKSCKVDSFIEGLKDASHTPIFQECKRVLKEEIKRFHAVDEEFIEGISPHICNSVTLSTMHGCPPGEIEAICKYLLGEKKLHTFVKLNPTLLGYEFVKEALYQMGYSYIQLKEESFAHDLQYREGIGLLKRVQDFANEQQRLFGVKLSNTLPVKITRGELPGEEMYMSGRALYPLTINLAYKLAAEFNGRLKVSYAGGVDAFNIARIFETGIWPITVATTLLKPGGYLRLKQMAEELEDHLEDGQKEIIDVEKLEELAASAFKDLNYHKEKRRVKGRKITKTLPLTDCFVAPCTVGCPIGQDVPEYIRLVGEKRYLEAYEVITQKNPLPFITGTLCPQFCAYKCTRLDYEEPVCIRELKKVAAEEGYQAYLSKLKKVEAKSPAKVAIIGAGPSGLAAGYFLAKAGLDVTIFDQKEKPGGTVQYVIPHFRISREAIENDLELIKRTGVKFELGIDPDFSVDKLKKNGYKYVYLALGATKSNPLELKTGREKVIGALEFLEQFNKNSEALELGKNVAVIGGGDSAMDAARAALRVKGVEKVYIIYRRTKEYMPANREELKAALAEGAVLKELLSPYSWVKGVLRCQKMELGEPDASGRLMAIPKEGEFEDIPVDTIISAIGQRVDYEILKKNGIEVNERGEVAVNPATNETNLENVFIGGDALRGPATIVQAIADGSKVARAILEKEGMAPVSSRVMPSFDQTRRLKEITQKKGFLKNSLQEKDHERCLECGFVCNLCVEVCPNRANIAIGVESENLKSLNQILHVDGMCNECGNCATFCPYDGAPYKDKLTLFWNEEDFANSQNNGFLLIEDGKEPVFKLRIEGNVFTVKFNAAGEAYADLEKGLVDLIWAAFKGYKYLFI from the coding sequence ATGGGTGACCTGATGCGGCCTATCCCATTCAGGAAACTTTTAAACTGGGTAATGGAGGAGTATGAAAAATACCGGACTATTTTCGGCATACCCCAGGAGAAATTCTTCCGCAAAAGAAGAGAAGGCTATCTTAAATTATTTGGAGAATATCTAGGAAACCCAGTTGGGCCGGCTGCCGGTCCGCACACGCAGCTAGCCCAGAATATTGTTACTTCCTACCTTTGTGGGGGTAGGTTTTTTGAACTTAAGACTGTCCAGGTATTGGATAGACTTAAGCTGGCCAAACCTTGCATTAACGCCGAGGATGAATGCTACAATGTGGAATGGTCAACTGAATTGTCCGTTGAAGAAGCCTTGGAAGAATATATCAAGGCCTGGTTTCTTTTACACATTTTAGAAAAGGAAATATATGGTGTAAACTTGCGCTCCTTTATATTTAACATGAGCGTGGGCTATAACTTAGAAGGCATTAAATCTTGTAAAGTTGATAGCTTCATAGAGGGGTTAAAGGATGCTTCCCATACCCCTATTTTCCAAGAGTGCAAGAGGGTTTTAAAAGAAGAAATTAAGAGATTTCATGCCGTAGATGAAGAATTTATTGAGGGGATTTCGCCTCATATATGTAATTCCGTCACCCTTTCTACTATGCACGGCTGCCCACCCGGGGAAATTGAAGCTATTTGTAAGTATCTTTTGGGCGAGAAGAAGCTCCATACCTTTGTAAAGTTGAACCCTACCCTTTTAGGTTATGAATTTGTAAAAGAAGCCCTATACCAAATGGGCTATAGTTATATCCAGCTTAAAGAAGAGTCCTTTGCCCACGATCTCCAATATAGAGAGGGTATAGGTTTATTAAAACGGGTTCAAGACTTTGCTAATGAGCAACAAAGGCTCTTTGGAGTAAAACTATCTAATACCTTGCCGGTAAAAATAACCAGGGGTGAGTTGCCCGGCGAGGAAATGTATATGTCAGGCCGGGCCTTATATCCCTTGACTATTAACTTGGCTTACAAGCTTGCGGCAGAATTTAACGGTCGGCTTAAAGTATCTTACGCAGGCGGGGTAGATGCTTTTAATATCGCCCGCATCTTCGAGACGGGAATATGGCCTATTACTGTAGCCACTACTCTCTTAAAGCCTGGCGGTTACCTAAGGCTAAAGCAGATGGCCGAGGAGCTGGAAGATCATTTGGAGGATGGCCAGAAGGAGATTATAGATGTGGAGAAACTGGAAGAACTGGCGGCTAGCGCCTTTAAAGATCTTAATTACCATAAAGAGAAGAGAAGGGTAAAAGGCAGAAAGATAACCAAGACCTTACCCTTGACCGATTGTTTTGTGGCGCCCTGTACCGTAGGGTGTCCTATTGGACAGGATGTTCCGGAGTATATAAGGCTTGTAGGCGAAAAAAGATACCTGGAGGCTTATGAAGTCATAACCCAAAAGAACCCGCTCCCCTTTATAACAGGAACCCTTTGTCCTCAGTTTTGTGCTTATAAATGTACCCGCCTTGATTATGAAGAGCCAGTGTGCATCCGCGAGCTAAAAAAGGTGGCCGCTGAAGAAGGTTACCAGGCCTACCTGTCTAAACTTAAAAAAGTGGAAGCAAAGTCCCCGGCCAAGGTGGCTATTATTGGGGCGGGGCCTTCGGGGCTCGCTGCGGGTTATTTCCTGGCCAAGGCCGGCCTGGATGTCACCATCTTTGATCAAAAGGAAAAACCGGGCGGTACCGTACAGTATGTTATTCCGCATTTCCGCATTTCCAGGGAAGCTATTGAAAACGACCTAGAGCTAATTAAGAGAACGGGCGTCAAGTTCGAGCTAGGCATAGATCCCGATTTTTCTGTGGATAAGCTAAAGAAGAACGGCTATAAGTACGTATATTTGGCTCTGGGAGCCACCAAATCTAATCCTTTGGAACTTAAGACTGGTAGAGAAAAAGTCATAGGCGCCCTCGAATTCCTGGAACAGTTTAATAAAAACAGCGAAGCTTTAGAGCTGGGTAAAAATGTGGCTGTCATAGGTGGCGGGGATTCCGCCATGGATGCGGCTAGGGCAGCTTTGAGGGTTAAAGGCGTGGAAAAGGTTTATATCATCTATAGAAGGACTAAAGAATATATGCCGGCCAATAGAGAGGAACTAAAAGCTGCCCTGGCGGAAGGAGCTGTGCTTAAAGAGCTTTTGTCCCCGTATTCTTGGGTTAAAGGCGTGTTAAGGTGTCAAAAGATGGAACTGGGCGAACCCGATGCTTCGGGAAGGCTTATGGCCATTCCTAAAGAGGGTGAGTTTGAAGATATCCCCGTTGACACCATTATATCTGCCATCGGCCAAAGGGTAGATTATGAGATCTTAAAGAAAAACGGTATTGAGGTTAATGAGCGGGGGGAGGTGGCCGTCAACCCTGCCACCAATGAAACAAATCTAGAAAATGTATTTATAGGCGGAGATGCCCTCAGGGGCCCCGCCACCATAGTTCAGGCCATTGCTGATGGAAGCAAGGTGGCAAGGGCTATTCTAGAGAAAGAGGGTATGGCTCCTGTATCAAGCAGGGTAATGCCTTCCTTTGACCAGACAAGGAGGCTTAAAGAGATCACCCAGAAAAAAGGGTTCCTTAAAAACTCCCTCCAGGAAAAAGACCACGAGAGGTGCCTGGAGTGCGGTTTTGTTTGTAATCTTTGCGTGGAGGTATGTCCCAATAGAGCCAACATCGCTATAGGAGTGGAAAGCGAAAACCTTAAGAGTTTAAACCAGATCCTTCACGTAGATGGAATGTGTAATGAATGCGGAAACTGTGCAACATTTTGTCCCTATGATGGTGCCCCTTATAAGGATAAGTTAACCCTCTTTTGGAATGAAGAAGACTTTGCCAACAGTCAAAATAACGGTTTCCTTTTAATCGAAGACGGCAAAGAACCAGTCTTTAAGCTGAGGATTGAGGGTAATGTGTTCACCGTAAAATTTAATGCAGCTGGTGAGGCTTATGCAGATCTTGAAAAAGGCCTTGTGGACCTTATCTGGGCGGCTTTTAAGGGATATAAATACTTGTTCATATAA
- a CDS encoding PIN domain-containing protein, with amino-acid sequence MAKAEEKALEILISAINIGEIYYRLVKSGYNHLATAFLSDVKKRKFPWKIVPASNTRVWHAAKLKAQYRMSYADAFAVGLAIETGGQIVTRDPEIIEASKGANFIIDKIL; translated from the coding sequence ATGGCTAAAGCCGAGGAAAAAGCCCTAGAGATACTAATTTCAGCTATCAACATTGGTGAAATATACTACCGCCTTGTAAAGAGCGGTTACAATCACCTGGCGACTGCTTTTTTGTCAGATGTTAAGAAGCGGAAATTCCCTTGGAAAATCGTCCCTGCCAGTAACACTCGGGTTTGGCATGCAGCAAAGCTAAAAGCCCAATATAGAATGTCCTACGCGGATGCTTTTGCTGTTGGTTTAGCTATAGAGACCGGTGGTCAAATTGTCACCCGTGACCCAGAAATTATAGAAGCTAGTAAAGGAGCCAATTTTATTATAGACAAGATACTTTAG
- a CDS encoding Zn-ribbon domain-containing OB-fold protein gives MEQRMYAYRCTNCGKLYHPSRLVCRQCGGREFEPVPLEGEGTLVTYTRVYNLPEGFMKPWLTFGIVEFPNGVRVAGQVDKEELALGMKVKATVGIVKEGVGKDYYGFIFK, from the coding sequence ATGGAACAAAGGATGTATGCTTATAGGTGCACAAATTGTGGGAAGCTTTACCATCCTTCCCGGTTAGTTTGCCGCCAATGCGGGGGAAGAGAGTTTGAGCCTGTTCCTCTGGAGGGAGAGGGTACCTTAGTTACTTATACTAGGGTATATAACCTGCCAGAAGGCTTTATGAAACCCTGGCTAACCTTTGGTATTGTAGAGTTCCCCAATGGGGTGCGTGTGGCAGGCCAGGTGGATAAGGAGGAACTCGCGCTCGGTATGAAGGTTAAGGCTACAGTGGGGATAGTCAAAGAAGGGGTAGGGAAAGACTATTACGGGTTTATTTTTAAGTAG
- a CDS encoding thiolase C-terminal domain-containing protein yields MRQVGIVGVGHTKFGRWDGSLIEMLGAAALEALDDAGIKPGKGHGVDQVLVASMGAGILNRQSSVASALVDTLSLQPAMAETVENGPASGASAVKLGYMAIASGMCDVVLVVGGELMRVVTGWEATDFVATMLHPEAEYIYGLTLPAFAGMFTRLYMEKYGVTEKDLAMVAVKNHEHAMHNPVAHIHLVPNFQAITEDEDAHVINPYVAEPLRVYDVCPVSDGAAALVLCAMDVADRFSKRPVRIAGIGQATDTHVVAEREVPTDLLAVRLAAERAYQMAGLGPQDIHVAELHDAFTILEIAISEEVGFFPKGEGHLAVRRGETKVGGKLPINTSGGLKAKGHPLGATGVSQIVELVRQLRGEAGGRQVERARNALAVNFGGFGNNVIATILTREDG; encoded by the coding sequence GTGAGACAAGTTGGTATTGTAGGTGTGGGCCATACTAAATTTGGCCGGTGGGACGGCTCCCTTATAGAGATGCTGGGTGCTGCCGCCCTGGAAGCCCTGGATGATGCTGGGATTAAGCCCGGGAAAGGCCATGGTGTAGATCAAGTGCTGGTGGCCAGCATGGGGGCCGGTATCCTTAACCGCCAAAGCAGCGTGGCCTCCGCCCTGGTAGATACTTTAAGCCTGCAACCTGCTATGGCGGAAACTGTGGAGAACGGACCAGCTTCCGGTGCCTCAGCGGTGAAGCTGGGGTATATGGCCATCGCCAGCGGGATGTGCGATGTGGTTTTGGTGGTAGGCGGGGAGCTTATGCGGGTGGTCACTGGCTGGGAGGCCACGGATTTTGTAGCCACCATGCTTCACCCGGAGGCCGAATATATCTATGGGCTTACCCTCCCCGCCTTCGCGGGCATGTTTACCCGGCTTTATATGGAAAAATACGGGGTTACCGAGAAAGACCTGGCCATGGTGGCTGTAAAGAATCACGAGCACGCCATGCACAATCCGGTGGCCCATATTCACCTTGTGCCCAACTTCCAGGCCATTACTGAAGATGAGGATGCCCACGTCATCAATCCTTATGTAGCCGAGCCCTTGCGGGTTTACGACGTATGTCCAGTTTCTGATGGCGCTGCCGCCCTGGTGTTATGCGCTATGGATGTAGCTGACCGCTTCTCTAAAAGACCGGTGAGGATCGCTGGAATCGGGCAGGCTACCGACACCCACGTAGTAGCCGAACGGGAAGTTCCTACAGATTTGCTGGCCGTAAGGCTCGCCGCCGAGCGGGCTTACCAGATGGCTGGCTTGGGGCCGCAAGACATCCACGTGGCCGAGCTGCATGATGCCTTTACCATACTCGAAATTGCCATCTCCGAAGAAGTAGGTTTCTTCCCCAAGGGAGAAGGCCATCTGGCCGTGCGGCGCGGGGAAACTAAGGTAGGAGGGAAACTTCCTATCAATACTTCTGGGGGACTCAAAGCCAAGGGGCATCCTCTGGGAGCCACCGGGGTTTCCCAAATAGTGGAGCTTGTACGCCAGTTACGGGGTGAAGCCGGGGGCCGCCAGGTAGAGAGAGCCAGAAATGCCTTGGCTGTCAACTTCGGAGGTTTCGGTAACAACGTAATAGCTACGATTCTTACGAGGGAGGATGGTTAA
- the uraA gene encoding uracil permease has translation MARRIIQIEEKLPVLETIPLSLQHLLAMFGATVLVPFLFKIDPAIALLMNGIGTLIYSFVTKGKIPAYLGSSFAFIAPTFLIMSKYGYNAAQSGYIFFGLFFVIVSFIIRWAGTKWIDIVLPPPVMGAVVAVIGLELAPVAAQMAGLVGDKVDPKAITVSMFTLAVGVFGSLVFRGFLQVIPVLIAVIAGYVLAFAWGMVDVSIIANAPWFKIPTFHAPVFNLNAIAIVFPAALVVLAEHIGHLIVTANITGRDLVKDPGLHLSLLGDGLSNMLSGFTGSPPNTTYGENIGVMAITRVYAVWVIRGAAIIAIILSLVGKLAALIQAIPVPVMGGICILLFGVIAAAGLRMIVEQAVDYSRNFNLVLSAVVFTFGVSGAKIMIGTVELKGMALAAVVGIVISLVAYLFNSLGLLNEEIPAVKNSHSEGTKITSSH, from the coding sequence ATGGCGCGGCGGATTATCCAGATCGAGGAAAAATTACCTGTCTTAGAGACCATCCCTCTTTCTCTCCAGCACTTGCTAGCTATGTTTGGTGCTACTGTCCTAGTACCCTTCTTGTTTAAGATCGATCCGGCTATTGCGCTCCTTATGAACGGAATAGGGACTCTGATTTATAGTTTTGTTACCAAGGGTAAGATACCAGCTTACCTAGGTTCTAGTTTCGCCTTTATTGCCCCAACTTTTTTGATAATGTCCAAATATGGTTATAATGCTGCCCAGTCCGGTTATATATTCTTTGGCCTATTCTTTGTTATCGTTTCGTTTATCATCCGGTGGGCAGGGACCAAGTGGATAGATATAGTACTTCCACCTCCCGTTATGGGTGCTGTAGTGGCGGTAATAGGGTTGGAGCTGGCACCCGTGGCCGCCCAGATGGCTGGCTTAGTAGGCGACAAGGTAGATCCCAAAGCTATAACAGTTTCTATGTTTACCCTGGCGGTAGGAGTATTTGGTTCTTTGGTATTCCGGGGCTTTCTCCAGGTCATCCCTGTCCTTATCGCGGTGATTGCAGGTTACGTTTTGGCTTTCGCTTGGGGAATGGTGGATGTAAGTATTATAGCTAATGCTCCCTGGTTTAAGATACCTACTTTCCATGCCCCAGTATTTAACCTCAATGCTATAGCTATAGTTTTCCCTGCTGCCCTGGTAGTCCTAGCTGAGCATATCGGGCATCTCATTGTGACAGCTAATATTACAGGGCGAGACTTAGTTAAGGATCCTGGCTTGCATTTATCACTATTAGGTGATGGGCTTTCTAATATGCTTTCTGGCTTTACTGGATCGCCTCCCAATACCACGTACGGAGAGAATATCGGGGTAATGGCTATCACCAGGGTGTATGCTGTCTGGGTAATCCGGGGTGCGGCTATTATTGCCATAATCCTTTCTCTAGTTGGTAAGCTGGCGGCTCTCATTCAGGCCATACCTGTACCAGTTATGGGTGGTATATGTATCTTGCTATTCGGTGTAATAGCGGCGGCCGGTCTCCGGATGATAGTGGAGCAAGCGGTAGATTATTCCCGGAATTTTAACCTAGTGCTTTCGGCCGTAGTCTTTACTTTCGGCGTTAGCGGGGCCAAGATAATGATCGGCACTGTGGAGCTAAAAGGTATGGCCTTGGCTGCGGTTGTGGGCATTGTTATAAGCCTGGTGGCTTATCTATTTAACAGCCTCGGCCTGCTAAATGAAGAAATACCTGCTGTCAAAAACAGCCACTCAGAAGGCACCAAGATAACGAGTAGTCACTGA